The following coding sequences lie in one Lysobacter capsici genomic window:
- a CDS encoding RtcB family protein → MNANTHATVQYDVINDPGSVPIKHWTRGVPLEDEARRQLQNIAKLPFIHRWIAVMPDVHLGKGATVGSVVPTVGAIVPAAVGVDIGCGMIAVRTTLTAEDLPDRLGEVRAAIEKAVPHGRTVGRGLRDKGAWANPPEASLQRWSGLHEGFDRIVAKHPKLERSNHLNHLGTLGTGNHFVEVCLDEENRVWFMLHSGSRGVGNAIGSHFIELAKQDMRRWMINLPDQDLAYLPEGSDHYNDYVHAVEWAQQFARSNREIMMKHVVDAVRKVIAKPFEAQAEAVNCHHNYVNREHHFGKDVLVTRKGAVSARKGELGIIPGSMGAKSFIVRGLGNADSFHSCSHGAGRVMSRTEAKKRISLEDHAKATAHVECRKDAEVVDESPAAYKSIDAVMAAQSDLVEIVHTLRQVVCVKG, encoded by the coding sequence ATGAACGCCAATACTCACGCCACCGTTCAATACGACGTGATCAACGACCCGGGCTCGGTGCCGATCAAGCACTGGACCCGCGGCGTGCCGCTGGAAGACGAGGCGCGCCGCCAGTTGCAGAACATCGCCAAGCTGCCCTTCATCCACCGCTGGATCGCGGTGATGCCCGACGTGCATCTGGGCAAGGGCGCGACCGTGGGCTCGGTGGTGCCGACCGTGGGCGCGATCGTGCCGGCGGCGGTCGGTGTCGACATCGGCTGCGGCATGATCGCGGTGCGCACCACGTTGACGGCAGAGGACCTGCCGGACCGGTTGGGCGAGGTGCGCGCCGCGATCGAGAAAGCGGTGCCGCACGGCCGCACCGTCGGCCGCGGACTGCGCGACAAGGGCGCCTGGGCGAATCCGCCCGAGGCTTCGTTGCAGCGATGGTCGGGTCTGCATGAAGGTTTCGATCGCATCGTCGCCAAGCACCCGAAGCTCGAGCGCAGCAATCATCTGAATCACCTGGGTACGCTCGGCACCGGCAATCACTTCGTCGAGGTTTGCCTGGACGAGGAGAACCGCGTGTGGTTCATGCTGCACTCGGGCTCGCGCGGGGTCGGCAACGCGATCGGCAGCCATTTCATCGAGTTGGCCAAGCAGGACATGCGCCGCTGGATGATCAATCTGCCCGACCAGGATCTGGCTTACTTGCCCGAAGGCAGCGATCACTACAACGACTACGTGCATGCAGTCGAGTGGGCGCAGCAGTTCGCGCGCAGCAACCGCGAGATCATGATGAAGCATGTGGTCGACGCGGTGCGCAAGGTGATCGCCAAACCGTTCGAGGCCCAGGCCGAGGCGGTGAACTGTCACCACAACTACGTCAACCGCGAGCACCATTTCGGCAAGGACGTGCTGGTGACTCGCAAGGGCGCGGTGAGCGCGCGCAAGGGCGAGCTGGGCATCATCCCGGGCAGCATGGGTGCCAAGAGCTTCATCGTGCGCGGGCTGGGCAATGCCGACAGTTTCCACAGCTGCAGCCACGGCGCGGGCCGGGTGATGAGCCGCACCGAGGCCAAGAAGCGCATCAGCCTGGAAGATCACGCCAAGGCGACCGCGCACGTGGAATGCCGCAAGGATGCCGAGGTGGTCGACGAGTCGCCGGCCGCCTACAAGTCGATCGACGCGGTCATGGCCGCGCAGAGCGATCTGGTCGAGATCGTGCATACGCTGCGGCAGGTGGTGTGCGTCAAGGGCTGA
- a CDS encoding TROVE domain-containing protein, with product MANLNLFASTRGPALPAATSCNEAGGLAYARRPESALALYAATGCLNNTFYASAEQQLDHVLRLCAQVEPAFVAKTAIYTRQRGHMKDMPALLLASLTSRDGEAFERAFGRVIDNGRMLRNFVQIVRSGQVGRKSLGSRPKRLVRQWLDRASVDQLLSAAIGNQPSLADVIKMVHPKPADAERAALYAWLLGKPVDEAALPAKVRAYEAFKRSQSASMPKLPMQYFSSLPLTDAQWIYLARTVSWQTLRMNLNTFQHHGVFNGSKVVKEIAERMRDRDEIRNARVFPYQLLSAYHAAAGLPVEIVEALQDAMEIATRQVPALEGDVVVAVDVSGSMASPVTGYRKGATTKMRCVDVAALVAACIQRNHKGARVMPFDTEVRKLRLNPRDSVMTQATQLAGLCGGGTAVSAPLAQLNRDKSRVDLLVLVSDNESWRDTRNGGATATMREWAQIKARCPDARMVCIDLQPTATSQTVESSDVLHIGGFSDAVFDLLAVYAAQGGAATRWVERIDSITL from the coding sequence ATGGCCAACCTCAACCTCTTCGCCTCGACCCGCGGCCCGGCGCTGCCGGCGGCCACCTCGTGCAACGAGGCCGGCGGCCTGGCCTATGCGCGCCGCCCGGAGTCGGCGCTGGCGCTGTACGCCGCCACCGGCTGCTTGAACAACACCTTCTACGCCAGCGCCGAGCAGCAGCTCGATCACGTGTTGAGGTTGTGCGCGCAGGTCGAGCCGGCGTTCGTCGCCAAGACCGCGATCTACACCCGCCAGCGCGGCCATATGAAGGACATGCCGGCGCTGTTGTTGGCCAGCCTGACCAGTCGCGACGGCGAAGCGTTCGAGCGCGCGTTCGGCCGGGTGATCGACAACGGCCGCATGCTGCGCAACTTCGTCCAGATCGTGCGCAGCGGGCAGGTGGGTCGCAAGTCGCTGGGCTCGCGTCCCAAGCGCCTGGTGCGGCAGTGGCTCGACCGCGCGTCGGTGGACCAGCTGTTGAGCGCGGCGATCGGCAATCAGCCCTCGCTCGCCGACGTGATCAAGATGGTCCACCCCAAGCCGGCCGATGCCGAGCGCGCCGCGTTGTATGCGTGGTTGCTCGGCAAGCCGGTCGACGAGGCGGCGCTGCCGGCCAAGGTGCGGGCGTATGAGGCGTTCAAGCGCTCGCAGTCCGCGTCGATGCCGAAGCTGCCGATGCAGTACTTCAGCTCGTTGCCGTTGACCGATGCGCAATGGATCTACCTGGCGCGGACGGTGTCGTGGCAGACGTTGCGGATGAACCTCAACACGTTCCAGCATCATGGCGTGTTCAATGGCTCGAAGGTGGTCAAGGAGATCGCCGAGCGCATGCGCGATCGCGATGAAATCCGCAACGCCCGCGTGTTTCCGTACCAGTTGTTGAGCGCGTACCACGCCGCCGCCGGCTTGCCGGTGGAAATCGTGGAGGCCTTGCAGGACGCGATGGAGATCGCGACCCGCCAGGTGCCGGCGCTGGAAGGCGATGTCGTGGTCGCGGTGGACGTGTCGGGTTCGATGGCTTCGCCGGTCACCGGTTACCGCAAGGGGGCGACCACCAAGATGCGTTGCGTCGACGTGGCGGCGCTGGTCGCGGCCTGCATCCAGCGCAACCACAAGGGCGCGCGGGTGATGCCGTTCGACACCGAAGTGCGCAAGCTGCGCTTGAACCCGCGCGACAGCGTGATGACCCAGGCGACGCAGTTGGCGGGCTTGTGTGGCGGCGGCACCGCGGTCAGCGCGCCGTTGGCGCAGTTGAATCGCGACAAGTCCCGGGTCGATCTGTTGGTGCTGGTGTCCGACAACGAAAGCTGGCGCGACACCCGCAACGGCGGCGCGACCGCGACGATGCGCGAGTGGGCGCAGATCAAGGCGCGTTGCCCGGATGCGCGGATGGTCTGCATCGACTTGCAGCCGACCGCGACCAGCCAGACGGTCGAGTCGTCGGACGTGTTGCATATCGGCGGCTTCAGCGACGCGGTGTTCGACCTGTTGGCGGTGTACGCGGCGCAGGGCGGGGCGGCGACGCGATGGGTGGAGCGGATCGATTCGATCACGCTGTAA
- the rtcR gene encoding RNA repair transcriptional activator RtcR, with product MKRQVVIGMLGTQLDAASGPGRWEKWRPTVSLGMHEDFLLDRLELIVDERRFGKLAHLVAQDLAQVSPETQVRRHDTFLADPWEFESVYGVLHDFVRAYDFQPEDEDYYVHITTGTHVSQICWFLLTESRLFPGRLLQTAPPRKQTGEAPGTYAVIDLDLSRYDRIAQRFAQERLHDRDLLKSGIATRNPAFNRMIEQIETVATRSKSPMLLMGPTGAGKSQLARRVFELKKQKHQLPGRFVELNCATLRGDGAMSTLFGHIKGAYTGASTDRAGLLRSAHQGLLFLDEIGELGQDEQAMLLRALEEKRFLPVGGDKEVESDFQLIAGTNRDLQVAVIEGRFRDDLLARLNLWTYRLPGLAERAEDIEPNLDFELERHSRENRQRVTFNREARERYLRFARSGEATWGGNFRDLGASVMRLATLAEGGRIRLDLVDEEIERLRRQWHGADAQRSLLDELLGEGAAQLDRFDRVQLEDVLRVCRQAKNLSQAGRELFAVSRSLKASSNDADRLRKYLARFGLDWEQLRAGA from the coding sequence ATGAAGCGCCAGGTCGTCATCGGCATGCTCGGCACCCAACTCGACGCGGCCTCCGGCCCGGGCCGCTGGGAAAAATGGCGCCCTACCGTGTCGCTGGGCATGCACGAGGACTTCCTGCTCGACCGGCTGGAGCTGATCGTCGACGAGCGCCGCTTCGGCAAGCTCGCCCACCTGGTCGCGCAGGATCTGGCCCAGGTTTCGCCGGAAACCCAGGTGCGACGCCACGACACCTTCCTCGCCGATCCCTGGGAGTTCGAATCCGTCTACGGCGTGCTGCACGACTTCGTGCGCGCCTACGATTTCCAGCCCGAGGACGAGGACTACTACGTCCACATCACCACCGGCACCCACGTCAGCCAGATCTGCTGGTTCCTGCTGACCGAAAGCCGATTGTTCCCGGGCCGCCTGCTGCAGACCGCGCCGCCGCGCAAACAGACCGGCGAGGCGCCGGGCACGTATGCGGTGATCGATCTGGACCTGTCGCGCTACGACCGCATCGCGCAGCGCTTTGCGCAGGAGCGGCTGCACGATCGCGACCTGCTCAAGAGCGGCATCGCCACGCGCAATCCCGCCTTCAACCGCATGATCGAACAGATCGAGACCGTGGCCACGCGTTCGAAGTCGCCGATGCTGTTGATGGGCCCGACCGGCGCCGGCAAGAGCCAGCTCGCGCGGCGCGTGTTCGAATTGAAGAAGCAGAAGCACCAACTGCCCGGCCGCTTCGTCGAATTGAACTGCGCGACCCTGCGCGGCGACGGCGCGATGAGCACCTTGTTCGGCCATATCAAGGGCGCCTACACCGGCGCCTCGACCGATCGCGCCGGCCTGCTGCGTTCGGCGCACCAGGGCCTGTTGTTTCTCGACGAGATCGGCGAACTCGGCCAGGACGAACAGGCGATGCTGCTGCGCGCGCTGGAAGAAAAGCGGTTCCTGCCGGTCGGCGGCGACAAGGAAGTCGAAAGCGATTTCCAGCTCATCGCCGGCACCAACCGCGATCTGCAGGTCGCGGTGATTGAGGGCCGTTTTCGCGACGACCTGCTCGCGCGCCTGAATCTTTGGACCTATCGCCTGCCCGGCCTGGCCGAGCGCGCCGAGGACATCGAGCCGAACCTGGATTTCGAACTCGAGCGTCACTCGCGCGAAAACCGCCAGCGCGTGACCTTCAATCGCGAAGCGCGCGAACGTTATCTGAGGTTCGCGCGCAGCGGCGAAGCGACCTGGGGCGGCAACTTCCGCGACCTGGGCGCGTCGGTGATGCGGTTGGCGACCCTGGCCGAGGGCGGCCGCATCCGTCTGGATCTCGTCGACGAGGAAATCGAACGCCTGCGCCGGCAGTGGCACGGCGCGGACGCGCAGCGCTCGCTGCTCGACGAGCTGCTCGGCGAAGGCGCGGCGCAACTCGATCGCTTCGACCGGGTGCAGCTGGAAGACGTGCTGCGCGTATGCCGGCAGGCGAAGAACCTCTCGCAGGCCGGGCGCGAGCTGTTCGCGGTGTCGCGCTCGCTCAAGGCCAGCAGCAACGACGCCGACCGGTTGCGCAAGTACCTGGCGCGGTTCGGGCTCGACTGGGAGCAATTGCGCGCCGGGGCTTGA